From a region of the Polynucleobacter corsicus genome:
- a CDS encoding MBL fold metallo-hydrolase has product MNTKNQSSDLSSIHYPLADALPEAGSSIEVAPGVRWLRMRLPFALDHINLWLLRDEFEGVQGWTIVDCGIANDETRVAWDQIFATQLEGLPVLRVIVTHMHPDHVGLSQWLCEKWQAPLWISMTDYLTAQWLSHKEGGAAVGARAGGGGSADHFQKHGLSAPEDLEKIRARSNYYSNMVPGVPRQYRRIIDGEMILIGGHEWQVIMGFGHAPEHASLFCQDLGVLISGDMLLPRISTNVSVYDADPDADPLGLYLSSLDRYLPLPDDTLVLPSHGKPFTGMKPRIGQLKAHHDERLAETLGACEKPATAREIVPVLFRRELDIHQMTFAMGEAIAHLNYLLRRGKLSRQLCDDGVLRFCVV; this is encoded by the coding sequence ATGAATACTAAAAATCAATCCAGCGATCTGAGTTCTATTCATTATCCCCTAGCAGATGCTTTACCAGAAGCGGGCAGTTCAATAGAGGTCGCACCCGGAGTACGTTGGCTACGGATGCGCTTACCGTTTGCTTTGGATCACATCAACCTATGGCTGCTACGGGATGAGTTTGAAGGCGTTCAAGGCTGGACCATCGTAGATTGCGGCATTGCTAATGATGAGACAAGAGTGGCCTGGGATCAGATCTTTGCTACCCAGCTAGAAGGCTTGCCAGTATTGAGGGTGATCGTGACCCATATGCATCCAGACCATGTGGGACTCTCTCAATGGCTCTGTGAGAAGTGGCAAGCACCGCTGTGGATTTCTATGACGGATTATTTAACTGCGCAATGGCTTAGCCATAAAGAGGGCGGAGCTGCAGTTGGTGCACGCGCTGGTGGTGGTGGGTCTGCTGATCACTTTCAGAAGCATGGATTAAGTGCACCAGAAGATTTAGAAAAAATTCGTGCTCGCTCGAATTACTACAGCAATATGGTTCCGGGCGTGCCACGGCAATATCGCCGCATCATTGATGGCGAAATGATTTTGATTGGCGGACATGAGTGGCAAGTGATTATGGGATTTGGTCATGCGCCTGAACACGCTTCATTATTTTGTCAAGATTTAGGAGTATTGATTTCTGGGGATATGTTGTTGCCACGCATCTCTACCAATGTCAGCGTCTACGATGCAGATCCAGATGCAGATCCCTTGGGCCTGTATTTGAGCTCCTTGGATCGATATTTGCCCTTGCCCGATGACACTCTAGTGCTGCCATCCCACGGCAAGCCCTTCACGGGAATGAAGCCGCGGATTGGTCAGTTAAAAGCACACCATGATGAGCGCTTGGCGGAAACGCTGGGAGCATGTGAAAAACCGGCAACTGCTCGTGAGATAGTGCCGGTTTTATTTAGGCGTGAACTAGATATTCACCAAATGACATTTGCTATGGGCGAAGCTATTGCTCACCTGAATTACCTACTTCGTCGAGGAAAGTTGAGTCGCCAGCTTTGCGACGACGGCGTGTTGCGGTTTTGCGTGGTTTAG
- a CDS encoding DUF1840 domain-containing protein translates to MIYQFRSKAGPDVIMLADLTQRIFEILGRPLEPRGILTVEQLPSLIISLETAILKDLEERAKSNATDQENSEKPKHADRLGQRAYPFLELMKQAKAKDEPVMWGV, encoded by the coding sequence ATGATCTATCAATTTCGCTCCAAAGCGGGTCCTGACGTCATCATGCTGGCTGACCTCACCCAGAGAATCTTTGAAATTTTGGGCCGCCCATTAGAGCCTAGAGGAATTTTGACGGTAGAGCAACTTCCAAGCCTCATCATCTCCCTAGAAACCGCCATCCTGAAAGACTTGGAAGAACGGGCTAAAAGTAATGCGACGGATCAAGAAAATAGTGAAAAACCAAAACATGCCGATAGGCTAGGACAGCGTGCCTACCCCTTCCTAGAGCTGATGAAACAGGCAAAAGCCAAAGATGAGCCAGTGATGTGGGGCGTTTAA
- a CDS encoding homocysteine S-methyltransferase family protein, with the protein MQSNGLSQPYTRGQALPELLKQRILILDGAMGTMIQQYKLSEADYRGLPSSKRFESHLGDIKGNNELLVLTQPQIISKIHEQYLDAGADIIETNTFGATSVAQEDYKMAHLAREMNVISAQLARAACEKYSTPDKPRFAAGAIGPTPKTASISPDVNDPGARNVTFDALRASYREQIEGLFEGGVDLFLVETIFDTLNAKAALFALDEFFEETGERLPVMISGTVTDASGRILSGQTVEAFWNSLRHIKPLTFGLNCALGAALMRPYIAELSRICDVAVSCYPNAGLPNPMSDTGFDETPDITSSLVDGFAKDGLVNLVGGCCGTTPDHIRAIANAVAQRKPRAFYRESSELSA; encoded by the coding sequence ATGCAATCTAATGGTTTATCCCAGCCTTACACCCGCGGTCAGGCACTTCCTGAGCTTCTAAAGCAGCGCATTCTGATTTTGGATGGCGCTATGGGCACCATGATTCAGCAGTACAAGCTGAGTGAGGCGGATTACCGTGGATTACCAAGCAGCAAACGCTTTGAGAGTCATCTTGGCGATATCAAAGGCAATAACGAACTCTTGGTATTGACCCAGCCCCAGATTATTAGCAAGATTCATGAGCAGTATTTGGATGCGGGTGCGGACATTATTGAGACGAATACCTTTGGCGCTACTTCAGTTGCGCAAGAGGATTACAAGATGGCTCATTTGGCCCGTGAGATGAATGTGATCTCCGCTCAATTGGCTCGCGCTGCCTGTGAAAAATACTCTACGCCAGACAAACCCCGTTTTGCAGCGGGTGCAATTGGACCCACACCAAAGACCGCAAGTATTTCTCCGGATGTGAATGATCCCGGTGCGCGTAATGTGACGTTTGATGCATTGCGAGCCTCGTATCGAGAGCAGATTGAAGGTCTCTTTGAGGGCGGTGTTGATTTATTTTTAGTTGAAACTATTTTTGACACACTCAATGCTAAGGCTGCATTGTTTGCATTGGATGAGTTCTTTGAAGAAACGGGTGAGCGTTTGCCAGTGATGATTTCGGGTACGGTCACGGATGCGTCTGGTCGAATTTTATCTGGTCAAACAGTTGAAGCATTTTGGAACAGCTTGCGCCACATTAAACCACTCACGTTTGGTTTGAACTGCGCCTTAGGTGCTGCATTGATGCGCCCTTACATTGCTGAGCTATCTCGCATCTGCGATGTTGCAGTATCTTGCTATCCCAATGCAGGTCTGCCTAACCCAATGAGTGACACGGGCTTTGATGAAACTCCTGATATTACTTCTAGCCTGGTTGATGGTTTTGCAAAAGATGGTTTGGTAAACCTAGTAGGTGGTTGCTGTGGAACTACGCCAGATCATATTCGTGCAATCGCTAATGCAGTTGCGCAGCGTAAGCCGCGAGCCTTCTATCGTGAGAGTTCGGAGCTGTCAGCATGA
- the acuI gene encoding acrylyl-CoA reductase (NADPH), which yields MFKAILVNKDDQGYRTELAQVDEASLPEGDVRVKVLYSTLNYKDGLAITGKGPVVRSFPMVPGIDFAGEVLESASPEFKVGDMVLLNGWGVGEGHWGGLAQQARVKSEWLIPLPKGFTAKQALAIGTAGYTAMLCVMALQKHGLKPSDGEVLVTGAAGGVGSFAITLLSKLGFTVVASTGRMSEAEYLKKLGASEVIDRAVLSAPGKPLAKERWAAVVDSVGSHTLANACAQTKSDGAVAACGLAQGMDFPSSVAPFILRGVTLYGINSVTVAKAKRIAAYEQLSKLVDLNTLEEISHEINLEDSIKYAAELMAGNVRGRLIVDVNK from the coding sequence ATGTTTAAGGCTATTTTGGTAAATAAAGATGATCAAGGTTATCGGACTGAGCTTGCTCAAGTCGATGAGGCTAGCTTGCCTGAGGGCGATGTCAGGGTGAAGGTGCTCTACTCCACGCTGAACTACAAAGATGGTTTGGCAATTACCGGCAAAGGTCCAGTGGTGCGTAGCTTTCCGATGGTGCCTGGGATTGATTTTGCAGGCGAGGTTTTAGAGAGCGCTAGCCCAGAATTTAAAGTTGGCGACATGGTGCTGCTCAATGGCTGGGGTGTTGGCGAGGGTCATTGGGGTGGTTTAGCGCAGCAAGCGCGTGTGAAGTCAGAATGGCTCATTCCTTTGCCGAAAGGGTTTACTGCAAAGCAAGCTTTGGCTATTGGTACTGCTGGCTACACCGCAATGCTGTGTGTAATGGCCTTACAAAAGCATGGCCTAAAGCCTAGCGATGGCGAAGTATTGGTGACTGGTGCCGCAGGTGGAGTTGGTAGCTTTGCGATTACGCTGTTGAGCAAATTAGGATTCACAGTTGTCGCCAGTACCGGAAGAATGTCCGAAGCGGAGTATTTAAAGAAATTGGGCGCCAGTGAGGTGATTGATCGCGCCGTACTGTCAGCTCCTGGTAAGCCTTTAGCAAAGGAGCGTTGGGCTGCAGTGGTCGACAGCGTTGGTAGTCATACATTGGCTAACGCCTGTGCTCAAACTAAGAGTGATGGTGCAGTTGCTGCTTGCGGATTAGCTCAAGGCATGGATTTTCCATCGAGTGTTGCGCCATTTATTTTACGTGGCGTCACTTTGTATGGCATTAATAGTGTGACAGTAGCAAAAGCAAAACGTATTGCTGCTTACGAGCAGTTGAGCAAGCTAGTAGATCTCAACACTTTGGAAGAGATCTCTCACGAAATTAATTTAGAAGATTCTATAAAGTACGCTGCAGAGCTGATGGCTGGTAATGTGCGCGGTCGTTTAATTGTGGATGTTAATAAATAA
- the metH gene encoding methionine synthase, which translates to MSKVEKVISPMKLSGLEPFNVTADIRFVNIGERTNVTGSKAFARMILNNQFDEALVVARQQVENGAQVIDINMDEAMLDSEAAMTRFLNLIASEPDIARVPIMIDSSKWSVIEAGLKCIQGKPIVNSISLKEGEEPFRKQARLIRRYGAASVVMAFDEVGQADTFKRKTEICQRCYQILVNEIGFPAEDIIFDPNIFAIATGIEEHDNYAVDFINATRWIKENLPGAKVSGGVSNVSFSFRGNDRVREAIHTVFLYHAIQAGMDMGIVNAGQLGVYADLDPELRERVEDVVLNRFKEKDGKTPTERLLDIADQFKGGGAKQVENLVWREAPVRERLTHALVHGITTFIEGDTEELRAQIMGAGGRPIEVIEGPLMDGMNVVGDLFGAGKMFLPQVVKSARVMKQAVAILIPYIEEEKRQHIASGGEAKAKGKIVMATVKGDVHDIGKNIVTVVLQCNNFEVANMGVMVPCSEILKRAKEEKADIVGLSGLITPSLEEMTYVAQEMQRDDYFRERQIPLMIGGATTSRVHTAVKIAPHYDGPVVYVPDASRSVSVASSLLSDESAKKFIQDLRDDYVRIREQHANKKASPTISLEAARKNRELIDWAHYVPEKPKFIGRRVFKNFALSDIAKYIDWTPFFQTWDLAGKFPAILDDEIVGVEARKVFEDGQALLDKLIKGQWLQADAVVAFYPANTIGDDIVLYSDEAREHPLFVWHNLRQQAERPVVDGVRRPNRCLADYVAPKDSDVADYLGCFAVTTGHGVEKKVAEFHAQHDDYSAIMLQSLADRLAEAFAELMHHRVRTDLWAYAADEILTNDQMINEEYRGIRPAPGYPACPAHEVKKDLLRVIGSEDIGMTLTESMAMNPASSVSGFYLAHPDARYFNVGKLSADQIEDLAKRRNESIEDIRRQLASSID; encoded by the coding sequence ATGAGTAAGGTTGAAAAAGTAATATCGCCGATGAAGCTTTCAGGCCTAGAGCCTTTTAACGTTACAGCCGATATCCGCTTTGTGAACATTGGGGAGCGTACCAATGTAACAGGCTCTAAAGCATTTGCGCGCATGATTTTAAATAATCAATTTGATGAGGCTTTGGTAGTTGCTAGGCAGCAAGTTGAAAATGGCGCCCAAGTCATTGACATCAATATGGATGAAGCGATGTTGGATTCTGAAGCGGCGATGACGCGCTTCTTGAATTTAATTGCCTCAGAGCCAGACATTGCCCGTGTACCGATCATGATTGACTCCTCAAAATGGAGCGTAATTGAGGCGGGTCTGAAGTGCATTCAGGGTAAGCCGATTGTGAACTCGATTTCACTCAAAGAGGGTGAGGAGCCGTTCAGAAAACAAGCACGTTTGATTCGTCGTTACGGCGCAGCTTCTGTAGTGATGGCATTTGACGAAGTGGGTCAAGCAGATACCTTTAAGCGCAAAACAGAAATTTGTCAGCGCTGCTATCAAATTCTCGTTAACGAGATTGGCTTTCCAGCAGAAGATATCATTTTTGATCCTAATATCTTTGCAATTGCTACCGGCATTGAAGAGCATGATAACTATGCAGTAGATTTTATTAACGCTACACGCTGGATTAAAGAAAATCTGCCGGGCGCGAAAGTGAGTGGCGGCGTCTCGAACGTCAGCTTCTCTTTCCGCGGTAATGATCGCGTACGTGAAGCCATTCATACTGTGTTCCTGTATCACGCCATTCAGGCGGGCATGGATATGGGTATTGTTAATGCGGGACAGCTTGGCGTCTACGCAGACTTAGACCCTGAATTACGTGAGCGTGTTGAGGATGTGGTCCTCAATCGCTTTAAAGAAAAAGACGGCAAGACCCCAACTGAGCGCTTGCTAGATATTGCTGACCAATTTAAGGGCGGTGGCGCCAAGCAAGTAGAGAACTTGGTATGGCGTGAAGCCCCCGTGCGTGAGCGTTTAACCCATGCTTTGGTTCACGGAATCACCACCTTTATTGAGGGTGACACAGAAGAGCTGCGTGCGCAAATTATGGGTGCAGGTGGTCGTCCGATTGAGGTTATTGAAGGCCCTCTGATGGATGGCATGAACGTTGTTGGCGACTTGTTTGGTGCCGGCAAGATGTTCTTACCGCAAGTGGTTAAGAGTGCTCGTGTCATGAAGCAAGCAGTAGCCATCTTGATTCCTTATATTGAGGAAGAGAAGCGTCAACACATTGCCTCTGGTGGCGAAGCAAAAGCCAAAGGCAAGATTGTGATGGCCACCGTTAAAGGGGATGTGCACGATATTGGTAAAAATATTGTGACGGTAGTGCTGCAATGTAATAACTTTGAAGTTGCCAATATGGGTGTGATGGTGCCCTGCTCAGAAATTCTGAAGCGTGCTAAAGAAGAAAAAGCAGATATTGTTGGCTTGTCTGGTTTGATCACGCCATCTCTAGAGGAGATGACTTATGTTGCGCAAGAGATGCAGCGTGATGATTATTTCCGTGAGCGTCAAATCCCGCTCATGATTGGTGGCGCCACCACATCCCGTGTGCATACCGCAGTCAAGATTGCGCCGCATTACGATGGCCCAGTGGTTTATGTACCTGATGCTTCCCGCTCTGTATCGGTAGCATCGAGCTTGTTATCAGATGAAAGTGCCAAGAAATTTATTCAGGATCTACGCGATGACTATGTGCGTATTCGTGAGCAGCATGCCAATAAAAAAGCGTCCCCAACCATCTCATTAGAAGCTGCGCGTAAGAATCGCGAGCTGATTGATTGGGCTCATTATGTGCCTGAGAAGCCGAAGTTTATTGGCCGTCGTGTTTTCAAGAATTTCGCTTTAAGTGATATCGCTAAATATATTGACTGGACACCGTTCTTTCAGACTTGGGATTTGGCTGGTAAGTTTCCAGCAATCTTGGATGATGAAATCGTTGGCGTAGAGGCTCGTAAAGTATTTGAAGACGGCCAGGCGCTTTTAGATAAATTAATCAAAGGTCAGTGGTTACAGGCTGATGCTGTAGTGGCTTTCTATCCAGCAAATACGATAGGTGATGACATCGTCTTGTATAGCGATGAAGCTCGCGAGCATCCATTATTTGTTTGGCATAACTTGCGTCAGCAGGCTGAGCGTCCGGTAGTTGATGGCGTTCGTCGACCTAATCGCTGCTTAGCGGATTATGTGGCGCCAAAAGATTCTGATGTGGCCGATTATCTCGGCTGCTTTGCTGTGACGACTGGCCATGGCGTTGAGAAAAAAGTGGCTGAGTTCCATGCACAGCATGATGACTACAGTGCAATCATGTTGCAATCCTTGGCTGATCGTCTGGCAGAAGCATTTGCGGAGTTGATGCATCACCGTGTTCGTACTGATCTGTGGGCTTATGCAGCGGATGAGATTTTGACGAACGATCAAATGATTAATGAAGAATATCGCGGTATTCGTCCAGCGCCAGGTTACCCAGCCTGCCCTGCGCATGAAGTGAAAAAAGATTTATTGCGTGTCATTGGTTCAGAAGATATTGGCATGACCTTGACCGAATCGATGGCCATGAACCCAGCCTCTAGTGTCAGCGGTTTTTATCTGGCACATCCAGATGCACGTTATTTCAATGTGGGCAAGTTGTCAGCAGACCAGATTGAAGATCTTGCTAAGCGCCGCAATGAGTCCATTGAAGACATTCGCCGCCAGTTGGCAAGCTCGATAGACTAA
- a CDS encoding DUF1289 domain-containing protein, producing the protein MTTVPSPCINWCDINPDNGFCRGCYRTLPEIADWSELSNSNKLEVLEKLQARKPQVIQ; encoded by the coding sequence TTGACAACAGTTCCATCGCCTTGCATCAACTGGTGTGACATCAACCCCGACAATGGTTTTTGCCGGGGCTGCTATCGCACGCTCCCTGAGATTGCTGACTGGTCTGAACTTTCTAATTCGAACAAGCTGGAGGTTTTGGAAAAACTACAAGCACGAAAACCTCAAGTTATTCAGTAA
- the argS gene encoding arginine--tRNA ligase, with translation MLLTNKNRLIEMLSAALQGLAQERGLGDAPAPRLERPKAVDHGDVACNIALQISKAWKLNPRELAQALVERLEQQPGYSDLIASCEIAGPGFINFRLSNTAKTAVVEEVLTAGSQFGQLAPEAAPVSSAMIEFVSANPTGPLHVGHGRQAALGDALANLLATQGIKVHREFYYNDAGVQIANLALSVQARLNGLKPGDTTWPESAYNGEYIAEIATAFKASPEYKDDLEAIRQFAVAYLRNEQDIDLKTFGVKFDCYYLESSLYTDDSVAKIVEELQSIGKTYESEGALWLKTTDDGDDKDRVMRKSDGSFTYFVPDVAYHTSKWNRGFEKVINVQGSDHHGTIARVRSGLQGVAQKRGWDIPKTYPDYVLHKMVTVMRHGEEVKISKRAGSYVTVRDLVEWSGGITPEMTADERELALQRGRDAVRFFLISRKADTEFVFDIDLALQQNDENPVFYVQYAHARICSILTQWGGKVSDLKGADLSLLQSKASDHLLRRLAEYPEMLTDAAADLAPHALAFYLRDLAGDFHTFYNADRVLVDDPALKLARLALLLATRQVLENGLKVLGVSAPAKM, from the coding sequence ATGTTGTTAACTAATAAAAATCGTTTAATTGAAATGCTCAGTGCGGCCCTTCAGGGTCTTGCCCAAGAGCGTGGTTTGGGCGATGCGCCCGCACCTCGCTTAGAACGCCCTAAGGCAGTAGACCATGGAGATGTCGCTTGCAATATTGCGCTTCAGATATCTAAGGCTTGGAAGTTAAATCCCAGGGAATTAGCGCAAGCGCTGGTTGAGCGCTTAGAGCAGCAACCTGGCTATAGCGACCTGATTGCCTCCTGCGAAATTGCAGGCCCCGGCTTTATTAATTTTCGCCTTAGTAATACCGCTAAAACTGCTGTTGTGGAAGAAGTCCTCACGGCAGGATCTCAGTTTGGCCAGCTAGCGCCAGAGGCAGCCCCAGTCTCCAGCGCCATGATTGAGTTTGTGTCGGCCAATCCTACTGGCCCGCTGCATGTGGGCCATGGTCGTCAAGCGGCACTGGGCGATGCCTTGGCGAACTTACTGGCAACGCAGGGCATCAAGGTACACCGCGAGTTTTATTACAACGATGCGGGAGTGCAGATTGCGAATCTGGCGCTCTCGGTGCAGGCTCGTCTAAATGGACTTAAGCCTGGTGATACCACCTGGCCAGAGAGCGCTTATAACGGCGAATACATTGCGGAGATTGCGACTGCCTTTAAAGCTTCCCCTGAATACAAAGATGATCTTGAAGCGATCCGTCAATTTGCCGTCGCATATTTACGCAATGAACAAGATATTGATTTAAAAACATTTGGCGTGAAGTTTGATTGTTATTACCTAGAGTCTTCCTTATATACCGATGATAGTGTTGCAAAAATTGTTGAAGAGCTGCAGAGCATTGGTAAGACCTATGAATCTGAGGGCGCACTTTGGCTCAAGACAACAGATGATGGCGATGATAAAGATCGCGTTATGCGTAAGTCTGATGGCAGCTTTACCTACTTTGTGCCTGATGTTGCCTATCACACCAGTAAATGGAATCGGGGCTTTGAAAAAGTAATTAACGTCCAAGGGAGCGATCACCACGGCACCATCGCCCGTGTCCGCTCTGGCTTGCAGGGTGTGGCCCAGAAGCGTGGTTGGGATATTCCGAAAACTTACCCTGACTACGTATTACATAAGATGGTGACGGTGATGCGCCATGGTGAAGAAGTCAAAATTTCTAAACGTGCTGGCTCCTATGTGACTGTGCGTGATTTAGTGGAGTGGTCTGGTGGCATTACGCCAGAGATGACTGCTGATGAGCGTGAGCTGGCACTACAGCGTGGAAGAGATGCTGTGCGTTTCTTCCTCATCTCCCGCAAGGCCGATACAGAGTTTGTTTTCGATATTGATTTGGCATTACAGCAGAATGATGAGAATCCCGTGTTCTATGTGCAGTATGCCCATGCGCGGATTTGTTCAATTCTGACCCAATGGGGCGGAAAAGTGTCCGACCTTAAAGGCGCGGACCTCTCCTTACTGCAAAGTAAAGCTTCGGATCATTTATTGCGTCGCTTGGCTGAATATCCAGAAATGCTGACTGATGCGGCTGCAGATTTAGCGCCACATGCATTAGCTTTTTATTTACGTGATTTAGCGGGCGACTTTCATACTTTCTATAACGCAGATCGCGTTTTAGTGGATGACCCCGCATTGAAATTGGCACGCCTTGCATTGCTCCTAGCAACGCGCCAAGTGCTTGAAAATGGATTAAAAGTATTAGGTGTATCAGCACCCGCTAAGATGTAA
- a CDS encoding PhaM family polyhydroxyalkanoate granule multifunctional regulatory protein, whose product MFGTIPEFNQSLEMMKTMWGQGAGGQTPGQFPFNTDASKAAGGFGSAFPGLDTEELEKRIKDLKSVENWLNLNLNILKTTIQGLEVQHATMMALKSFGDAVSASAASATGEASKDSGTKASKPRKTATRRRRKAGDSTFLDEVGNSGEQ is encoded by the coding sequence ATGTTTGGAACCATCCCAGAATTCAATCAAAGCCTTGAAATGATGAAAACCATGTGGGGCCAGGGAGCTGGCGGGCAAACGCCAGGTCAATTCCCCTTCAACACAGATGCCTCCAAGGCTGCCGGGGGCTTTGGCTCAGCATTTCCAGGGCTGGATACCGAAGAGCTTGAAAAGCGTATTAAAGACCTGAAAAGCGTTGAAAACTGGCTTAATCTCAACCTCAACATTTTGAAGACTACCATTCAGGGGCTAGAAGTACAGCATGCCACCATGATGGCACTCAAATCCTTTGGAGATGCCGTTTCAGCAAGCGCTGCCTCTGCCACCGGTGAAGCCTCTAAGGACTCAGGAACGAAAGCCTCTAAACCACGCAAAACCGCAACACGCCGTCGTCGCAAAGCTGGCGACTCAACTTTCCTCGACGAAGTAGGTAATTCAGGTGAGCAATAG